In the Malus domestica chromosome 16, GDT2T_hap1 genome, one interval contains:
- the LOC103402702 gene encoding CLAVATA3/ESR (CLE)-related protein 43, with the protein MSFAGCWRLLHSSLLVILVVSALQIWVCCDCRAGAIRVFPGNTDNVISKVQVEAERNTMEKKSKISTEALFQKYFGGSTSSSNFNKTEKGYEESKRRVPSCPDKLHN; encoded by the coding sequence ATGTCGTTCGCCGGTTGCTGGAGGCTTCTGCATTCTTCCCTGCTGGTGATTCTGGTCGTTTCGGCGTTACAGATTTGGGTCTGCTGCGATTGCAGGGCAGGGGCAATACGGGTATTCCCAGGAAATACAGATAATGTCATATCAAAGGTGCAGGTGGAAGCAGAGAGGAACACGATGGAGAAGAAGAGCAAGATAAGCACAGAAGCCCTGTTCCAAAAGTACTTCGGCGGAAGCACTTCCAGTTCCAACTTCaacaaaacagaaaaaggaTATGAAGAATCCAAAAGAAGAGTGCCCAGTTGCCCAGATAAACTCCACAACTAG